Sequence from the Osmerus eperlanus chromosome 23, fOsmEpe2.1, whole genome shotgun sequence genome:
GTTGTCTACATGCCGTCTTACAAACAAACTAAACTTCTTTTCAAATTGACAATCTCAGATGGAGTTAGTGTCCGGGTACCGTGACCCCTTGATTGAGTTCTCGGAGGCCATGGCGCAATGGTACCGGTGCTTCCAAACCACACGTAACGGACGCAACCGGGATAAACACACGGACGGTGAATTTGGGGGTTACGGCTTTCCCCACTACCCCGTGGACTGCTCACCGTACTGGATACTGCACCTGTTAGACTGCACGACACCTCCTCCTACCGCCAGACATCGGCTTGAGCAAGCTAATGTCGACCCGTCCGAACTGAGTAGGTTTAAGTATGCTTTTGATTGCAAAATTGGTTCCAACACATTTAGGGTTAAGGAATAACTCTCAACTTGGTTTGCTCTAAAACGAAATCCTAAAAGCCATAAATCCACTTCCAACACtacctttctcccctctcccctctatctctccaatCTATCCCTTTGTCCCCCATCAGTGAGCAGCATCGGGGAGAGTATTCTGATGGTGACCGACGCCTCTGGCTTGCCCCTGGGCTTCGACGTTCTGCCCTGCGGCTGGGCCAGCTCCCTGGGCGGGGGCGAGGCGGcggggggagacggggaggggATGGTGGGGACCCTCCAGAGGATGGTAGGGCTGCTGCGACGCTGCATGGAAGCCCCCATGAGCGGGGGCCTGCCACGGAGGCCCCTCACTCTGAGAGTCAACGACCGGAAGCTGCACAGGTACTtaggagaagggtgtgtgtgtgtgtgtgtgtgtgtgtgtgtgtgtgtgtgtgtgtgtgtgtgtgtgtgtgtgtgaaggtaaagagagagatctACGGGTTGGCCCTTTTTCCCTCCTCGTGTTGGTCTCCCTTCACGCGTCTCCTCACAGCTCATGTGGTCTCTTTTCTCCAGGTTGCTCAGCCGCAGTGGCAAGGCCCTGTCCATCCTGAAGGTGGCGCTGTGGCCCCTTGCCCTGGGGGGCTGGGACCCCGcccaggtggaagaggagggggggcaggccgTGGAGGCCGAGACCTTTAGCATGCGCTGGCCCCCTACGCTCTACTGTCACGTGTGTAAGAAACACTCATTCCCCAGTCAGCTGAAACCATGGTGAGGcaaagtggaggagaggagaaaaagaagaaatgaTTGCAGGattctgagagggagggagagtggagggggggggagcgagagaaggagagagagtagggagcaAAAGAGGGAAAGATTGTGCTCTAGACTAAGTTGAAACGCAGCCGTCAGCAACTTGACACGCCTTCCAGTCCAATCCTTAACGTTCAGAATATTGGATCCGTTGGCGCTCTAGGGGATCTAAGTCTAGCTTTGCTGACCATGGCTCTCCCACCAACTGTGCCGGACTAGCCCAGACCTGCTACTCAGGCCCATTATACGGCCACCCCATAGGTGCTAGCATGCTAAAGAGGCTTTAGATTAGCAGAGCCAGGTCTGTTGAAACAGATGGCTGAAGAGTTCCCATGAACCCTCAGCGGGAGGCTGGGTTTAAAACTCAAGGTCACTTTTCATTGCAAAATGCTTGTAAGCACTTTTCTCTTGAGGTGTTTCAATGAAGGAAGTAGGTTAATGTGTCTTGCTTTATTATCAAGTGCTAACTAACAATCTCTTGTGCATTTCCCAACACTGTTTTGAATTATTTCGTACTTTTTCCACCGTCATTTATCTGCCCTTCTGTCTTGGCTTGTTTTCACATGCCTGTTCCGGGTGGACAAATTACTATCACACTTCCCACCgtctctcttttttctgtccAACTGCCTCCTTTTGTGTCTTTTACAcattctcgctctctttccgaGCTCTTtccacccttttctcttgttttctgtgcccctccctcccatatCCAACAGCTCTCAGTGCAAGGCGGTCCTGTACTGCTCCGATCAATGTGCCCACTCAGACCGGACCCGTTGCCCAGACGATACTAGTCACGAGCACTGGTGTGGCAAGCTGGCCACATTCATGGCCAATGGGCCCCTGTTGACAGACAGCCCATTCACCTATGCTGAAGGTACAGCTGGCTGTGCTAAACTATATGGGTCTTGCTTGTAAAAGTGTAGTTGGTTTAAATTTGCATCTCCCCCTTTTATCTCCCTTGTTTCCCTTATCTTGGCACCCTCCCTTGGTTCCACAGAGGTGGCGGCTCATGACTTTGACTTGGAGCACTTCCTGTTTAAGAACAAGCTGGACTGTGGTTACTGGGTCCACTGGAGTCTGCTGGTGCGCTCCCCCCGCTACGAGCTCCACCACAGAGTGGAACAGTCCAAAGACCCATACCCCCAGTGGCTCGCAGGTTGGTACGCCCCAGTAGCCAACAGTCCCCAAGCAGTGATTACAGTGTGTCGTAGTACTAGTGTATTTTGATGTGTTATGTTATGTGGGCCGAGCAGGTCACAGGGAACCCTATGGACCGTTGATTAGGGAAGGAGAGATCTTGCTTTGTAACCCAGCCCCACGTGCCCCCAGTCTCACCAAACCACTGGGTAAGGCACAGACCAGTTATCACACAGGATCAATAATTGGGTCTTTAACTttaaaacacgaatatttggtCTGAACTCACATGTGGTCTCCCTATCACTCCATCGCTGTctgcctttctttctgtctgtactCAGTTTCATGGCGTCAGTACTGTGATTGGAGAGGACTAGGCCTGTCGTCTCTCGTTGCTCCTCTGCTAagttcccctctctccatctactaCATCATCACCTCACTGGTGCCCAaacattgtgagtgtgtgggtctgtatgtctgtgtgtgtgtgttgtggacaTTTAAGAGAAATGCCAATATCTGTATTTTTTACCTCAGTATTTCAACGGGTAGAAATATTTTGAGACATGATTTGAAGACACATTCCATAACTGTGTACCATCGCCCTCTCCCCCCAGTTCCGGAGCTGAACATTCTGAAGAAGCAGTCTCTAAAGATTCATATCATCGAGTCCTACAGGGAGTTTCACTCTCTTGTGGTGTTCTGGGTGAGACTGCAAGGCTGTCATGGCTCTGCTCAGGACATTAGAGCACTTCTCCCTAAATTAgtcaatgtgtgtatgtatgtatgcatgtgtgtgtgtgtgttttagcttCCATTCGCTGAATAACTGTTTCTACTTTTTCTTtcattgaatgtgtgtgtgtgccttttcaACTTTGATCTTCCTGTGTGGCCAACTATCTTGCCCGAGCACCAATCTGGGCAGTAAATACACAGACGACAAAACCAACCCCTTGGAACGCAAATAGCCAATCATACCCCTTAATCTTTCTTCCCCTAAACTGTCTTTTCCAATAGGAACTCTCCATGCTCCTGCCACACATGACCTTTGAACTGGTGTTCATTGGGGAAGGCCTTCCCGCTGAGAGTGATGAGGTGCAGCTCTTTCTACAAAAGAAGgtgagcaacccccccccctctctctctctcgctctctctctctctctctcgctctctctcccacacacacacacaaatatttgtTTACCTACTGTGAGTAATAGCATcaatagaagaaaaataaactGGTCCCCATGAACTGAAGCAGCCAATAGAGGTTACATACGACACAGAAGTTCCTGTTTGACTTCTGACACTGTGTTGTGATTGGTCCAGAATGGCACGGTGATATTCGTGAACCCCAGCTTGACTCCAGACGAAAAGGTTGACAGGCGGAGCCTCCGGGTCAGAGGTTACCGCCGGGCCTATCACATGCTGCAAGGGCCTAAACCAGACCTGGTGATAGGTGAGGACAATGTTAGGCAAAGCGTGTGTGGATATTCGTATGGAATGTTGCGAACAGGATTTTCACGTGTGTCCGCCAGGCGTGTGCACGTGGCGGTCGGTGCCTTCAGATGTGTTTTATGGAAAGTACATGTGTACGTGGCGTTACTGATCTCCGACTTTGTTACGGTCATTGTCGGCTGTTGAATAGAGGGAAGGAAGCTGCGGTTCCCCTCCCTGAACTGGAGGTCGTTGTTGTTCCATGGGGACTGTATGATCTCCCGGAAAGCAGGGAAGTGTTTCTCAAGACGACTGAAGTGATGAGATGGACAAAGGCAGGGACGAGTGTATGAAGTGACTGACTCACAGTGAGGACACTGACTCAcatagtgggtgtgtgtgtgtgtgtgtgtgcgtgtgtgtgtgtgtctattcccCAGGCTTCAGACCTATGATCCCGCTTCATGAGTCTTGGCTCAGCACTCTCCCAAGGCTACAggtagcacacaaacacacacacacacacaaaggggaaacacacacacacagacgtccaACAGGAACCATCCCAACCAGCTCTCCACTGTGTTTCAGTCTCTGCGGGTGCCGGCCTACTTCAGCGAGGTCAGCGAGCTGAGCTGTGAGTGCAGCCTGCAGGTGATGAGCCAGGCCACTGGGGGCGCTGTCTCCACACCTCACATCAACCCCTTCCACTGCCCTCTGCGCATCACTGGAGGGGACAACATGCTCCCTTGGTGAACAGCTTTACTCTCTAGTTAATGGTAAAAGTTCGGTCACAGTTTCGGGTGAAACAAgtgtcttatctctctctctccatctctctgtccccctctctttccctctctttcaggTATTCCAATGCATTTATCTTTCATCTTGTGTATAAGCCTATTGCTAGCTTCTTACAGCGGCCCATGGCAGCCAATTCTGAAAACCCACCCCCACAGGATGAGCCAGCCAATTGGCTGCAGGAGAATCCTCCGAAGATGACGCGCAAGGAGAGGAAGCACGCGGCTCGCTACCTGCCTCGTAAGCGCAAATGAAATGCGCTTACACACAAACTTCAGGGTCGTTGATGAAAGATTGTATCCTTTTTATTAAAAAGTGACTCCGTTATAATTCCGATAGCAGTCTTGGCTTGTTTATATACACGATCATACACGTTGGTTCTTTAGTAGATTGTTGCAATATTTTATGACTATCTTTGCCCAGACATGCATCTAAACCCTGAGGGCCATTTCTCTCAAGAGTTTCTCTGGAATCACAAGACCATTTATTTTGAAAGAAAGAAGCAAACCATATTCATGTGTCCTGTCTAAAGCATTCAAGTAGATTGAAGCTGTCTGGCTCACTTCCCAACACTTGCCACTGTAGGGGAAGTTACTTTGGAAAAACTGTTTGGCAATTATTCATAAACACAAATGATCTGTTGGAGCTTTTGTAATACGTTTATATTGATTATAGGTCCTGAGGACCTAAAGGCGCTGACGTCAGAGCTTC
This genomic interval carries:
- the LOC134010116 gene encoding zinc finger MYND domain-containing protein 15-like yields the protein MELVSGYRDPLIEFSEAMAQWYRCFQTTRNGRNRDKHTDGEFGGYGFPHYPVDCSPYWILHLLDCTTPPPTARHRLEQANVDPSELSRFNSIGESILMVTDASGLPLGFDVLPCGWASSLGGGEAAGGDGEGMVGTLQRMVGLLRRCMEAPMSGGLPRRPLTLRVNDRKLHRLLSRSGKALSILKVALWPLALGGWDPAQVEEEGGQAVEAETFSMRWPPTLYCHVCKKHSFPSQLKPWSWLVFTCLFRVDKLLSHFPPSLFFLSNCLLLCLLHILALFPSSFHPFLLFSVPLPPISNSSQCKAVLYCSDQCAHSDRTRCPDDTSHEHWCGKLATFMANGPLLTDSPFTYAEEVAAHDFDLEHFLFKNKLDCGYWVHWSLLVRSPRYELHHRVEQSKDPYPQWLAGHREPYGPLIREGEILLCNPAPRAPSLTKPLVSWRQYCDWRGLGLSSLVAPLLSSPLSIYYIITSLVPKHFPELNILKKQSLKIHIIESYREFHSLVVFWELSMLLPHMTFELVFIGEGLPAESDEVQLFLQKKNGTVIFVNPSLTPDEKVDRRSLRVRGYRRAYHMLQGPKPDLVIGFRPMIPLHESWLSTLPRLQSLRVPAYFSEVSELSCECSLQVMSQATGGAVSTPHINPFHCPLRITGGDNMLPWYSNAFIFHLVYKPIASFLQRPMAANSENPPPQDEPANWLQENPPKMTRKERKHAARYLPRKRK